Sequence from the Helianthus annuus cultivar XRQ/B chromosome 13, HanXRQr2.0-SUNRISE, whole genome shotgun sequence genome:
TCCCGCGATGATTATTACAGAACCGACTGTAACGGTATAGTTTTACGTAATGCCGATTGAAGCATGTCATTGTTATCATTACATTAGTCATTTTCTTTGTTTCTTATTTAGTGAATAATATGTAAAAATGCTGAATTTTAATGTTTTGAATGATAATATTAGAACCTTTGCCTACAGTTGTCTGAATGGTCAGAACAGGTTTCGGGTCGGATCGGGTCAGGTTagttaaaataaagttttttttaaagagaatgtacatcaaggggcaattttgtcGGGTTAAAATGGTTCCGGGTTGGTTCGGGTTGAGACTAACCTGGTTGCTAAATGCCTCTTGTTAAATTCAGTTTCCCTAGGTCCCACTATAAAGTTTGTATCCGGAAATTTCAGGTACAAACTCCAGCAGCTGAACATAACTTCAGTAGACGTTTAACCATAAAACATATATGTAGTCATGTTACATAATACAGACCAGATCTAGTAGGTTTTTAAACAATCACTCGATACTGAAGTGAACTTTTTATCGAAAGGATTCAACCTTTATGTCATCGACCAAGATCGCTACTGAAGTGAACTTTTTATCGAAAATACTCTCGTTTCTGTTTCGCCAAAGCTTCCGACAAGTTAGCAAAAAAACTGCATAAATTATCTTCTCCTTTTTGCCTCCATTCCCAGGCTGCGACAATGAGCTAGGATGTGGGTCACTTAGTCAAATTTGGACTTTAATTTAAGCGGGCCAACTAATGAGCGAGCTGACCTTGCTCGGGCTCGGCTCATTACTGTCAAATTTTGTAATATCCAGCTGTCAAACTTACATCACAGATCATAGAAAAGATTAACAACTGGTGCAAAAAACAAACATAGTAAAAGTTTTCTGCTTCAGCATATTCTCAAGCTGTGATATCTAGCTGCCGCAGAGATGATAGCCATTTCTCCACCTTCATCAGTGCTTGGTACCAGTACCCTGATACCAATCTTTGGTACAGACTGCAAAAAAAAAGTGAATCAAGATTATTACACATCTGTCCTCAAATCTGGTATCTAAAGAATTGCACATCAGTGCTAGGTACCGGCCGGAATTGTTTCTTTGACGCATTATCAAAACCACCCAACCCATCGTAACTTTTACTAGCATGACACATGAAATagtcattttgacccgttatcaaAACCACCCGACCCGTTTagtaatttttaatgtaattcttcaagctcgagctcggctcgggctcgactcgtttagtaatttttaattaatttatattaataataataataattattattataatatatataatttagttatcttttatatttatataaatggtaattattattatataaatatatgtttaatataataataaaaaatatatataaatagaaagctcgattaggctcgcgagccggctcgagctcgataagcgaagctcgggctcgggctcgtttactaaacgagcttgtttttaggctcgggctcgagctcgagctcgtttaagctcggctcgttcgagttttttttcgagccgagctcgagtagctcacgagtagctcggctcgtttgcacccctaaatTGGCCGCTTAATCGTTTGCCGGCTGCGAACATGCTGCAGATCGGCTGCGATCATGCTGCAAATACTCTGCATACCTATAAAAAGAATGCATATAATACTGTTTTGGTGACTCATGATCTGACATTCAAATTTTGGTGCATTGAAGTTAGTTTTCACCTGCATTACCATGTGGTCAAATAAGGTCAAATTAGCAATACCATATTTGACCTAAGAAAGTCAAATCTCATCTTTTTTCTGCAGCCTAATATGTTGGTAGTGGATGTTCAAGACACTTGTTTCACCTCAGCTAAGTAACTTATATACAACCTATAAACAATCGAGAATGTAGAGTTGTCGATTTTAAcccattttgtttttgttttattccAAATGCTTTCAAATGGGTCCAACGGGTCAAAACATTTTGCGGTTTTGGTAAATGGTTTCGTTTAAATATTTAGGTCATTATTGTGATAAAAACATTGTTGCCAAACAGTACAGTACGAACATATTGTTAAATACATAAACAAAAAGAATGAGAACAGACGCAAACCTATATAGATGATCCCCAGGTATAAATATTAGTTATTTATGTGCCTTAAAAACTCACTGTTTTTTATCAACTCTAAGGACCAGTTTGATGCCCATGTAAAGAGCTCCCATCAGCTGGACTGCCGGGATCTTTACAGGAAAACTAAAACTGAATGGTGTAACTAACGCCACCTGCAATTAAAAATTTAACATGCATGAAGAAAATAAATATTAATAgagttaataaataataaactgaAAGTAATAATAATGAGTGAAGGGTGTCTTACGGGGCCATAAGGCCATCCGAATCCATGACTTTGGTTCCCAAGCTGATCCCCGCGTACTCTAAACCACCTTGCCATGAAACGCACCTATCTGAGATTTAAAAGAAATTTCTGTGTACTTTGTATAGGCCAAGTTACATGAAAGGAACGGTCTACCGAGTCGCAAAACATTTATGAAATCACTTGATCCTGATCAATTGCGCTTAAACATTTATTAATACGACACCGGTTAAAGCCAATTTGGGTTAACCTAAGGCGTAAAACGACACCGGTTAAAGCCAATTTGGATGACTCGTGATCTGACATTCAAATTTTGTAGTACTCGTCACAATTTCAAAACATATGTCACTATCTGTAACGAAGATTATACatttaaactaataatatttgtGCAGAGTTAATGTTTGTGGCATTGTTTTCCCTTTGAATGCTTATCTCTTGACTGTCTTAAAAGAAAAACTGActcgacccgacccgaaacccgttccgacccgaaacccgttccgacccgaaacCCATTCCGACCCGGACCCctggggtgcaaacgagccgagacgagcccgagctcgaccaggctcgagctcgagctcgtttaacatatgaaagctcgagctcgagctcggctcgattcgagctttatttctgaagctcgagctcgggtcGAATGTAATtcttcaagctcgagctcggctcgtttagtaatttttaattaatttatattaataataattattattattattatatatataatttagttattttttatatttatataaatggtaattattattatataaatatatgtttaatatattaataaaaaatatatataaatagaaagctcgattaggctcgcgagccggctcgagctcgataagcgaagctcgggctcgggctcgtttactaaacgagcttgtttttaggctcgggctcgagctcgagctcgtttaagctcggctcgttcgagttttttttcgagccgagctcgagtagctcggctcgtttgcacccctaatggCAATAAAACGAACCGGGAGAATTCTTCCTAGAGAACAACCCTTTATTggaattgacccgttttgacccgaacccgttttgagaAGTAGATTTAACAGGCTTTTTGAGAACAACTTCTCTTTCACTAACAGAAGAACTCGCAGAAGTAGCGATTGCCTTCGGTTTTTATGATAACTGTAGATTTTTCCaaaagaaaatgatgatcaaAATCATGCTACAGATATATCACAAGAACACCAAGTTTAAAAAGCCTATAAAACTGAAAGTCACCATTAACAGAACATAATTCAACCATATAAACTtcaaaaacaacataaaaaccTAACCTTGATTAAAACTGGAAACATGGtagcaaacaaaaacaaaatcctAATCTTGAAATTCTAATAAAAAATCCAGTATCTCACTAATCCTTCAATA
This genomic interval carries:
- the LOC110898537 gene encoding delta-1-pyrroline-5-carboxylate dehydrogenase 12A1, mitochondrial isoform X2, yielding MARWFRVRGDQLGNQSHGFGWPYGPVALVTPFSFSFPVKIPAVQLMGALYMGIKLVLRVDKKHLYQRLVSGYWYQALMKVEKWLSSLRQLV
- the LOC110898537 gene encoding delta-1-pyrroline-5-carboxylate dehydrogenase 12A1, mitochondrial isoform X1, which gives rise to MARWFRVRGDQLGNQSHGFGWPYGPVALVTPFSFSFPVKIPAVQLMGALYMGIKLVLRVDKKHLYQRLVSGYWYQALMKVEKWLSSLRQLDITA